A window from Urocitellus parryii isolate mUroPar1 chromosome 1, mUroPar1.hap1, whole genome shotgun sequence encodes these proteins:
- the LOC144256113 gene encoding olfactory receptor 14A16-like, which produces MGFLLLGFPGPCSLQLLQAGILAAAYLAALVGNGLTITITSLDPGLHLPMYFFLRNICLISAVVPQAVTNSVTHCHSISFLGCVAQFFLVPFSAVAELSLFTVMSIDRYAAICHPLHYEAIMSRDTCVKMVTLSWLSSGFVCAMHTVSTFSFSYCGNRQIQQFFCDIPQLLAISCSQNVTAEVVLIFISAILDTGCFACIVVSYVFIFSTVRRIPSTAGRAKAYSTCLPHLAVVVLLLSTAFTAYLKPLLGSSSSTLLVLSVVYVVLPPSLNPVIYSLRKKTMKAGLEKLVTGKLLTKQYILLFLHKYSKSLSMFVHVPGCSKLACSCLRVPATLVLIAIQLE; this is translated from the coding sequence ATGGGCTTCCTTCTCCTGGGTTTCCCTGGCCCATGCAGCCTTCAGCTCCTACAAGCTGGGATTCTCGCCGCAGCCTACCTGGCTGCCCTGGTGGGGAATGgcctcaccatcaccatcacctcccTGGACCCGGGCCTCCATttgcccatgtacttcttcctgagGAATATCTGCCTCATTTCTGCTGTGGTGCCCCAAGCTGTCACCAACTCTGTCACCCACTGCCACTCCATCTCATTCCTCGGCTGCGTGGCCCAGTTCTTCCTGGTGCCTTTCTCTGCAGTTGCAGAGCTGAGTCTCTTCACAGTGATGTCCATTGACCGCTATGCTGCCATCTGCCATCCCCTGCACTATGAAGCCATCATGAGCAGGGACACCTGTGTGAAGATGGTCACTCTGTCCTGGCTCAGCAGTGGCTTTGTATGTGCCATGCACACTGTGAgcaccttttccttttcttactgtGGAAACCGTCAAATTCAACAGTTCTTCTGTGACATTCCGCAGCTGTTGGCTATTTCTTGCTCCCAGAACGTGACTGCAGAAGTCGTGCTCATCTTCATAAGTGCCATCCTGGACACTGGCTGCTTTGCCTGCATCGTCGTCTCCTACGTCTTCATCTTCTCCACCGTCAGGCGGATCCCGTCCACAGCAGGGAGGGCCAAAGCCTACTCCACCTGCCTCCCCCACCTGGCAGTGGTAGTGCTTCTCCTCTCCACTGCCTTCACTGCTTACCTGAAGCCTCTCCTagggtcctcctcctccactctccTGGTGCTCTCTGTGGTCTATGTTGTGCTGCCCCCATCCCTCAACCCcgtcatctacagcctgaggaagaAGACCATGAAGGCAGGATTGGAGAAGCTGGTCACCGGGAAGCTCCTGACAAAGCAGTACATCCTCCTGTTCCTCCACAAATACAGCAAATCCCTCTCCATGTTTGTGCATGTCCCAGGCTGCTCTAAGCTGGCCTGTTCTTGTCTCAGGGTTCCTGCAACCTTGGTGCTGATCGCGATCCAACTGGAGTGA